From Penaeus chinensis breed Huanghai No. 1 chromosome 29, ASM1920278v2, whole genome shotgun sequence:
ttttttttttttttttttttttttttttttttttttttttttttttttttttttttttttttttttttttttttttttttttttttttttttttttttttttttttttttttttttttttttttttttttttttttttttttttttttttttttttttttttttttttttttttttttttttttttttttttttttttttttttttttttttttttttttttttttttttttttttttttttttttttttttttttttttttttttttttttttttttttttttttttttttttttttttttttttttttttttttttttttttttttttttttttttttttttttttttttttttttttttttttttttttttttttttttttttttttttttttttttttttttttttttttttttttttttttttttttttttttttttttttttttttttttttttttttttttttttttttttttttttttttttttttttttttttttttttttttttttttttttttttttttttttttttttttttttttttttttttttttttttttttttttttttttttttttttttttttttttttttttttttttttttttttttttttttttttttttttttttttttttttttttttttttttttttttttttttttttttttttttttttttttttttttttttttttttttttttttttttttttttttttttttttttttttttttttttttttttttttttttttttttttttttttttttttttttttttttttttttttttttttttttttttttttttttttttttttttttttttttttttttttttttttttttttttttttttttttttttttttttttttttttttttttttttttttttttttttttttttttttttttttttttttttgttttttgtttttttacatttttggtaaataaataaagaaaaagaaaaagaaaaaaaaaatagacgagctTATTTCGCTTTTTTAGTGCCCTAACAATAAGGCATGCAAATGTTTGCTAAATGTTAGGGCTTACTCATGTAAGAGTACTAACATATAAAACGGGATATCTCATTTTAATGACATGTTACCCCTTCCAATTTTCAGATTAAACCCAACAGAGTACCTGACCTCTACAGCTTGTCGCCGCAACCTGGCGGGTGATGTCTGTGCAGTTATGCGTGTCCATGCTTTCTTGGAACAGTGGGGGCTAATCAATTATcaggtattttattattttatttatttgtttatttatgtattttattgattttttttctttttttttcttttcttttttcctttcctttcctttcctttccttttatttttctcttctcttttctcttctcttttctcttctcttttctcttctcttctatctcttctcttttctcttctcttctatctcttctcttttctcttctcttctatctcttcttttctcttctcttctctcttctcttctcttctcttctcttctcttctcttctcttctcttctcttctcttctcttctcttctcttctcttctcttctcttctcttctcttctcttctcttctcttctcttctcttctcttctcttctcttctcttctcttctcttctcttctttccccatggTACATTTCAAATGCTGCAGTATTAGAAAGTGAAAAGTTAGTAAATGTGTATGCTTACATCAGGATGAGAAATCTGActgcaaaaatattaaacaagTACCAAAACTAATATAAACTAATATACTGGTTTACTTTTAGGTTGATGCAGATGCCCGTCCAACCCCTATGggtcctcctcctacctctcattTCCATGTGTTGGCTGACACTCCTGCTGGTCTGCAATCCATCAATCCTCCAAAGGTATGAGTGGCACTGACTTGCCTGAGTTGTTGTTTCCTGAGACTTTGCTGTTAGTCTTATGATATGGTTATCAATGTACAGGATTTGTCTTTTGTTGCAGAAATGGCTTATAAATGAAATGCAAGGTTTTGATACTAGTTGACCTCTGAGAAGGCCTACTTGaaactttagttttttttataatgttcaaacaaaaaaaataatatttcatgtttgtttgcaGGTCAATCAGCCATCAGCAGCTAAGCAACTTATGGACTTCGACAAGAAGCCTATAGATAAGAAACCAGAATTTGGTATTGGTACTGAATTTGGTCTGAAATTGGATCAGTATTCTAAGAAAACTGGAGCTCTCAAGAACAAGTCAGCAGCAAGTCAGGCCAGAGAATGGACTGAACAGGAAACTCTGCTTTTGCTAGAGGCCCTTGAAGTAAGTATTTGTTTGAAGGAGTGTTCATTATCCATGAAAGGTGAAAAACAACTTCTCAGTCTAGGGTTGGCAAAATATCTTGAACATTTCTAAGATAAAAAATCAGTGTGGTTTGTTTTTATGAAGTAAATATACTCaggtttgtatttgtattattattttttaatatttctctttttttttttttttcattcaacattggttgtttttgtagtgtgtgaAGTCACCCTGTGGCCACATTGTCATTGACATGGAAATATTCTTATCAGTAGTTTATTAACTGATGATCAGTGAAGTTTGTGTGTTGTGACCCATGAAATTCATTTGAGTGTattgttaattgttttatttgtttttgtagatGTACAAGGATGACTGGAACAAGGTTTGTGAGCACGTGGGTACCAGAACACAAGACGAATGTATCCTACAGTTCTTGCGCCTCCCCATTGAGGATCCTTACCTAGAAGATCCCGAGGCTGGCAGTGGACCCACCCCTACAGCCCTTGGACCTCTTGCTTACCAACCCATCCCCTTCAGCAAATCTGGAAACCCAATTATGTCCACAGTGGCTTTCTTGGCATCTGTTGTTGACCCCAGGATTGCTGCTTCTGCAGCCAAGGCAGCCATGGATGAGTTCTGCAGGATCAAGGACGAGGTCCCGGCTGCTCTCCTTGACTCGCACATCAAGAATGTTGCCGATAACGCTGCCTCCAATGAAGGAAAGGTTGATCCCACTGCTGGCTTGGCCAAGTCTGGCATTGCTGGCACCGAACCagaaggtgaggagaagaaggaaggggaaggagaggcggagaagaaggatgaggcaaagaaggatggggagaagaaggaagaagaaaagaaggaggaagctgacaaggagaagaaggaagaagccaTGGAAGTTGACAAACCAGAAGAAAAGAAgccagaagagaagaaggaggttgaagaggaagaaaagaaagaagaaaaggaagttaaggaagaaaagaaggaggaaagtccAGAAGAGAAGAAGTTGGATGCTGAACGAGAAAGATTACGCAAAGATGCCTCTGTTCAGCAAGCAGCCAGTGCAGCTCTTGGTTCAGCCGCAGTCAAGGCTAAACATCTGGCTGCGGTCGAGGAGAGGAAGATCAAGTCTCTGGTTGCTCTTCTGGTGGAGACGCAGATGAAGAAACTGGAAATCAAACTACGTCACTTTGAGGAACTCGAGACCATCATGGACCGGGAGCGAGAGAGTTTGGAGCTGCAGAGGCAGCAGCTATTACAAGAGCGGCAACAGTTCCACCTGGAGCAGTTGAAGGCTGCCGAAATGCGAGCCCGCCAGCACGCATTGCACCAACTCACACAGGGAGCAAGTCCGGCCCATTCGCCTGCACCAGCCATGGCTCAGGTTCATACGTGAATATTGCCATGCAAGTGAGGTGAACAAGTTGAACTCTTGCTGAGGAAAGGAATTCTTATCATTGGCGAATTTTGTATCAATCTGGGGTAGAATTATGAGGAAAGATTCTACTTCACAAGATTTAATGGTTGATGAATTTGTTAAATATAAGGATTGGGCATCCCATCTTAATTTAAGTAGTAAAAAGT
This genomic window contains:
- the LOC125040660 gene encoding SWI/SNF complex subunit SMARCC2-like → MAINPRKDGGPNIKYYESAETVSRFENVKTWLTKNAKKYVAADPPTNKGLSQLVIQLLQFMEDNCGQKVTKPPMTKLPMKCFLDFKPGGGLCHILSTVYKFKSDQGWRRFDFQSPSRKDANIELFREIEKSLVANKCWTKPAVYIHNDVDKELRNELKDIVKRHDGKIVEEEDDATHIVYEDQDPLDDEFARGAMRRDKQTLFHFYYMPDSYDSWAAGVELDYDPPESPQFPDHQWKVCANWLQDLESYNEWMNEEDYEVDENGQKKKHSGCLSVDDTMGLSDPDKKKKAKKRPRSPPSPRSKRKGGRSNATPGKPVKKTKTEEEEEDLTRDMEDPVAEPAVTEVTTGSKIQPSKGGNYMDLDEEAADKTEKTEGQPVPDSEDTATDQTHHIIVPSYAAWFDYNAIHAIEKRGLPEFFNGKNRSKTPEIYLAYRNFMIDTYRLNPTEYLTSTACRRNLAGDVCAVMRVHAFLEQWGLINYQVDADARPTPMGPPPTSHFHVLADTPAGLQSINPPKVNQPSAAKQLMDFDKKPIDKKPEFGIGTEFGLKLDQYSKKTGALKNKSAASQAREWTEQETLLLLEALEMYKDDWNKVCEHVGTRTQDECILQFLRLPIEDPYLEDPEAGSGPTPTALGPLAYQPIPFSKSGNPIMSTVAFLASVVDPRIAASAAKAAMDEFCRIKDEVPAALLDSHIKNVADNAASNEGKVDPTAGLAKSGIAGTEPEGEEKKEGEGEAEKKDEAKKDGEKKEEEKKEEADKEKKEEAMEVDKPEEKKPEEKKEVEEEEKKEEKEVKEEKKEESPEEKKLDAERERLRKDASVQQAASAALGSAAVKAKHLAAVEERKIKSLVALLVETQMKKLEIKLRHFEELETIMDRERESLELQRQQLLQERQQFHLEQLKAAEMRARQHALHQLTQGASPAHSPAPAMAQVHT